A single window of Anomaloglossus baeobatrachus isolate aAnoBae1 chromosome 5, aAnoBae1.hap1, whole genome shotgun sequence DNA harbors:
- the LOC142312452 gene encoding uncharacterized protein LOC142312452 produces MEEWEYLEGHKDLYKDGMMEDSQPLTSPGLPSKRTTPERCSRPLLPQDCKQEDPDVPQDVFPPALSTDDCIRSSDGHLISSKFKTDDQTITHNTYEEHAAVPDIPPVLYWKALSSDLFKQVQNYELSQNCNQNKSYRKDVEHETAPTREKPFSCSACGKCFICKSHLVRHQKIHTGEKLFSCSKCGKCFIWKSDLVWHQRSHTGEKPFSCSDCGKCFIQKSDLVRHQKKHTGEKPFSCSECGKCFSWKSDLIFHQRSHTGEKPFSCSECGKCFIQKSHLVRHQKNHTGEKPFSCSECGKCFSRKSHLVGHQKNHTGEKPFSCSECGKCFSWKSDLIFHQRSHTGEKPFSCSECGKCFIRKFQLVEHQKKHTGEKPFSCSECGKCFIRKSNLVRHQKNHTGEKPFSCPECGKCFTRKSGLVYHEKKSHKINHFYVVNVENVIVRNHILLNM; encoded by the exons atggaggagtgggagtatttagaaggacacaaagatctgtacaaggacggcaTGATGGAGGattcccagcccctcacatcaccag gtctacccagtaagaggacaacaccagagagatgttcccgtcctcttctcccacaggactgtaaacaagaagaccccgatgttcctcaggatgtgtttcctccagctctatcca CCGATGACTGTATCAGGAGTTCAGATGGACATCTAATATCTTcaaaatttaaaacagatgatcaaactatcacacataatacatatgaagagcatgctgctgtcccagatatacctccagtcctttattggaaagctttatcatctgatcttttcaaacaagtccaaaattacgaattatcacagaattgtaatcaaaataaaagttacagaaaggatgtggaacatgagacagctcctacaagggagaaaccattttcatgttcagcgtgtgggaaatgttttatttgtaaatcacaccttgttagacatcaaaaaattcacacaggggagaagctattttcatgttcaaaatgtgggaaatgttttatttggaaatcagatcttgtttggcatcagagatctcacacaggggagaagccattttcatgttcagactgtgggaaatgttttattcagaaatcagaccttgtaagacatcagaaaaaacacacaggggagaagccattttcatgttcagaatgtgggaaatgttttagttggaaatcagatcttattttccatcaaagatctcacacaggggagaagccattttcatgttcagagtgtgggaaatgttttattcagaaatcacaccttgttagacatcagaaaaatcacacaggggagaagccattttcatgttcagagtgtgggaaatgttttagtcggaaatcacaccttgttggacatcagaaaaatcacacaggggagaagccattttcatgttcagaatgtgggaaatgttttagttggaaatcagatcttattttccatcaaagatctcacacaggggagaagccattttcatgttcagagtgtgggaaatgttttattcggaaatttcagcttgttgaacatcagaaaaaacacacaggagagaagccattttcatgttcagagtgtgggaaatgttttattcggaaatcaaaccttgttagacatcagaaaaatcacacaggggagaagccattttcatgcccagaatgtggtaaatgttttactaggaaatcaggtcttgtttaccatgaaaaaaaatcacacaaaataaaccatttttatgttgtgaatgtggaaaatgttattgtcagaaatcacatcttgttaaacatgtga